One window from the genome of Bdellovibrio sp. NC01 encodes:
- the dapA gene encoding 4-hydroxy-tetrahydrodipicolinate synthase, whose translation MKNFKGTFTALLTPFKNGKIDFDSIERMVKHQLSNGVDGFVVNGTTAESPTLTSSERIELFKFMRKIVGDKIPLIMGTGSNDTAKTIAESKEAEGLGADAILVVVPYYNKPPQRGLFAHFKAIATAVNIPTILYNVPGRTITSLATETIRDLSKVQGVIGIKEATGKVDFADEIVKACGRDFVMLSGDDGSYVEFLGVGGHGVISVASHVIPKQMAQWKSWVAEGHIEKARQDIAKYNDLINLLFVEANPIPVKKAVQLMGLIDSAELRLPLVELGETESAKLKNEMRKVGVLA comes from the coding sequence ATGAAAAACTTTAAAGGAACGTTCACTGCGCTTTTGACTCCGTTTAAAAACGGCAAAATTGATTTCGACTCTATCGAGCGCATGGTGAAGCACCAACTTAGTAACGGTGTTGATGGCTTTGTTGTGAACGGTACGACAGCAGAAAGCCCAACGCTGACTTCTTCAGAGCGTATTGAGTTGTTTAAATTTATGCGCAAAATTGTTGGCGACAAAATTCCCTTAATCATGGGCACGGGTTCTAATGACACGGCAAAAACTATTGCCGAATCAAAAGAAGCCGAAGGTCTTGGCGCAGATGCTATTTTAGTTGTTGTTCCTTATTATAACAAACCACCGCAACGTGGATTGTTCGCCCACTTTAAAGCCATCGCTACAGCCGTGAACATTCCAACAATTCTTTACAATGTTCCTGGTCGTACAATCACGTCGCTTGCAACGGAAACAATCCGTGATCTTTCCAAAGTTCAAGGTGTGATCGGCATTAAAGAAGCAACGGGCAAAGTTGATTTCGCTGATGAGATCGTAAAAGCCTGTGGTCGCGATTTCGTCATGCTTTCAGGCGATGACGGATCTTATGTGGAATTCTTGGGCGTCGGCGGTCACGGTGTGATTTCGGTGGCTTCGCATGTGATTCCAAAACAAATGGCACAGTGGAAATCTTGGGTGGCTGAAGGTCACATCGAAAAGGCTCGTCAGGATATCGCGAAGTACAACGACTTGATTAACTTGTTATTTGTTGAAGCAAATCCAATTCCAGTTAAAAAAGCTGTGCAATTGATGGGTTTGATTGATTCTGCAGAACTTCGTTTGCCACTTGTAGAACTAGGCGAAACGGAATCAGCGAAATTGAAAAATGAAATGCGCAAAGTTGGGGTTCTTGCATGA
- a CDS encoding 4-hydroxy-tetrahydrodipicolinate reductase encodes MKKLKIGLVGVNGRMGKEIQAVLAQSSEAELFYPLLRDEKLDSKKAAKVDVWIDFSSVEFFPEVLKLAAKNKTPVVCGTTGFTSKEKALLPKYGKQIPLLWASNMSMGVVVLNEALKVFSAISNFDYQIEEIHHNRKKDKPSGTAITLQENLEKAVGRELPEPLAIRGGGVFGVHKIFAMSDEEVITFEHSALNRTVFAKGAVRAAVWLAKQKPGQYQIRDVLFGKKA; translated from the coding sequence ATGAAGAAACTGAAAATCGGACTTGTCGGTGTGAATGGCCGCATGGGTAAAGAAATCCAAGCGGTGCTTGCACAAAGTTCCGAAGCAGAATTGTTTTATCCCCTTCTGCGTGATGAAAAATTGGATTCTAAAAAAGCAGCCAAAGTGGACGTGTGGATTGATTTTTCCTCGGTGGAATTCTTTCCAGAGGTTTTAAAACTTGCTGCGAAAAATAAAACTCCGGTCGTGTGTGGTACGACGGGTTTTACTTCAAAAGAAAAAGCTCTGTTGCCTAAATATGGAAAACAAATTCCATTGTTGTGGGCTTCAAACATGAGTATGGGCGTGGTAGTATTGAATGAGGCCTTGAAAGTTTTCTCTGCCATTTCTAATTTCGATTATCAAATTGAAGAAATTCACCATAATCGCAAAAAAGATAAACCATCAGGCACGGCCATCACTTTGCAAGAGAACCTTGAAAAAGCAGTGGGTCGTGAATTGCCAGAACCATTGGCGATTCGTGGCGGCGGCGTATTTGGTGTGCACAAGATTTTTGCGATGAGCGACGAAGAAGTGATTACTTTCGAACATAGCGCTTTAAATCGCACCGTCTTTGCGAAAGGTGCTGTACGTGCAGCGGTTTGGCTGGCGAAACAAAAGCCGGGTCAATATCAGATCCGTGATGTGTTGTTTGGTAAAAAAGCATGA
- the dapF gene encoding diaminopimelate epimerase — protein sequence MNPLLPIKITKMSGAGNTFALIDARDSTGWAMVEKTLNMSRPDFARLVCDKVLGVATDGFLLIENGDQGFDFNWDFYNNDGSTAEMCGNAARCAARFCYEKLSPEHANIRFKTGAGLVTAQVLGDGRIRVKMPEAKFVNPKISLLTHFGSSEVFALVNTGVPHLVQKLITMDDAANMKDLARECRSHKDLGAAGANVTYYAIESENKIRAVTFERGVEDYTLACGTGAVAAAMVYAKEKNLSRVEVQMPGGAMEVQFIEGDPCPLMTGGAVFVGEFQYNLEVVK from the coding sequence GTGAATCCACTGCTTCCAATTAAAATCACGAAAATGTCAGGCGCGGGAAATACCTTCGCACTTATCGATGCACGTGATTCTACTGGATGGGCAATGGTGGAAAAGACTTTGAATATGTCACGTCCCGATTTTGCGCGACTTGTTTGCGATAAAGTTCTTGGTGTCGCGACGGATGGTTTCTTGCTTATCGAAAATGGCGATCAAGGTTTCGACTTTAATTGGGATTTTTATAACAATGACGGCTCGACGGCAGAGATGTGCGGAAACGCGGCTCGTTGTGCGGCCCGCTTCTGTTATGAAAAATTATCTCCGGAACATGCGAACATTCGTTTTAAAACGGGCGCAGGGCTTGTGACAGCGCAAGTGCTTGGCGATGGACGCATTCGTGTGAAGATGCCAGAAGCGAAATTTGTAAATCCGAAAATTTCGTTGTTAACTCACTTCGGCTCTTCGGAAGTGTTTGCGTTGGTCAATACAGGTGTTCCGCATTTAGTACAAAAGCTGATCACGATGGACGATGCTGCGAACATGAAGGATCTTGCGCGTGAATGTCGTTCTCACAAAGATCTGGGTGCTGCGGGTGCGAACGTCACTTATTACGCGATTGAATCTGAAAACAAAATTCGTGCTGTGACTTTCGAACGCGGAGTTGAAGATTACACTTTAGCTTGCGGAACGGGCGCTGTTGCTGCGGCAATGGTGTATGCGAAGGAAAAAAATCTTTCTCGAGTTGAAGTGCAAATGCCTGGTGGCGCGATGGAAGTGCAATTTATCGAAGGTGACCCTTGTCCATTGATGACTGGGGGAGCTGTGTTTGTTGGTGAATTTCAATACAATCTTGAGGTAGTAAAATGA